DNA from Halorarum salinum:
GACCCGCGGGAGCCGAACCGTGCCGCCCCAGGCCCCGAACAGGCCGAAGCGGACGCCGGTCTCCGCGAAACTCGCGTCGGGCGTGGCGATCCGCACGTCGCACGCGAGCGCGAGTTCGACGCCCCCGCCCCGGGCCGCGCCGTCGACCCCCGCGACGACCACCGCGTCCGCGGTCTCGATGGTCCGAGCGACCCGCTGGCCGTGACCGGCGAACGCGGCCGGGTCCGAGAGGTCGGCGACCACGTCCAGATCCGCGCCGGCGCAGAACGCTTCGCCCGCACCACGGAGCAGGACGACGGGTTCGGTCGCCTCGGCGACGGCGGCCTCGAGCGCGTCGAGGTCGGCGGGACGGAGCGCGTTTCTGGCGGCCGGCCGGTCGATGGTAACGACCCTGTAAGCGCCGCCGTCGGCGCGTTCGGAGCGGATCATACCGCCGGCTAGCGAGCCGTTTCCAAAGGTCTTTGCCACTCCCGGCGCTACCTCCCCGCGATGGACGACGCCGTGCGGGTTCGCGAGGCCGCCGAGGGCGCGCTCGCGGACGTCGAGCCGGAGCGACTCCGCGAACTGCTCGCGGGCCGGGTCGCCGACGCGGAGATGACGCCGGGGGTCCTCACGCTCGTGAGCGCCCGCGCGCTCGACCCGGCGGCGCCCGCCGACGGCGTCGCCGAGCGGGCCGCGGGGGTTCAACTCGTCTACGAGGGACTCCGGCTCACCCGTCGACTCGCACACGAGGAGCCGTGGACGGCCCTCGATCTCGAGGGGGGGAGCGACGTCGACGCCGACATGGACGTGCTCGCGGCGGACGTGTTCGTCGCCCGGGGCTTCTACCTGCTCGCCCGCACCGGCGCCGCGGAGAAGGCGGTCGAGACGGTCCGGGCGTTCGGCCGCGACCAGACGCGACGGCGCGGCGCGGCGTGTTCGGTCGACGGGGCCGCGCTCGATCGTAATCTGGAGGCCGACGTGTTCGAACTGGCCGTCGTGGCCGGCACGGACACCGTCGGTGCCGAGGCCCCGGAGGAACTCGTCGCCTACGCCGCCGAACTCGCCGCCGCCGACGACGCGCGGATGCCCGGCGAGCGGGCGCTCCCCGACGGGGCGGGCGACCGCATCGCCGCGCTGGCGGACGAGCGCGTCGCCTCCTCGGTCGACCCGTGAGGCGGTGACGCGACGGCAATCGAAACGCCTAAAGACGACTCGGGGCTACCATCACTCGCGCCTGGGTAGCTTAGCGGTAAAGCGCGTCCTTGGTAAGGACGAGAGCCCGGGTTCAAATCCCGGCCTAGGCTCTCTAGCTTCTACGGACCGACTAGCCGAACGATACCCTCCCCAGTAATACGCTCAACCGCTCCGAAACCCGCAAGTCCGGAGTTCCCCGGCGTCACCGAAGAATTTATTCCTAGCTGGTTCAGTTGATGAATTGGGCGCTGGACGGGAATAAACGTCCGTGTGCCCAGCGTGACCTCACTCGTTCGCGAAGGCGAGTCCCCACCCGAAGCAGGAGGGTGGGGCTCCGATTCCCGGCGGCAGTTCTACCGGAACCACACGACGCCTGCCATGAGTGGAAGACCGATCACGCCGCAGCGATTCGTTTCTCGCGCCGAACCGTCCGGTGAGTGACGTCCACCGGGCGCCCACCCGTCGAAACCGGATCAGCCGTCCCGGTCGGCGACGCTCGTCTGGGAGACGGGCGCCGGCCACGAGGTCGTCTTGTCCACCGGCCGCGGCGCGGCCTCGGGGTCGGGCATCGTCGGCTGGTCGCCCGGGAGCGGCTGGTCGCGCCAGTCGCCCGCGGGGAACTCCCCGTCCTCCGCCAGTTCCAGGCGGTCGGCGAACACGTCCGCGACCGCCTCGCTGCCCGCGCTCGCGTCCGCCTCGATCGACTCGGGCAGGCTCGTGGCGAACTCGTTGCCCGAGAAGCGGTTTCCGTCGCCGGCGGGCGCCTCCAGCGCGAGGTCGGCGACGCCCGACCCGCTCACGCGGTTGTTCCGGACCACGTTGCCGGCGGGTTCGACGACGTTGTGCGCGGCCACGACGCCGAAGTTCTCGTGGTCCCGGACGTCGTTGTCCTCGACCACGTTGTCGGACCCGCCCCAGAGGACGATGCCCATGCCGAACGTCCGGGAGGTCAGCGGCTTCGCGGGCGCGCTCTCGTTGCCGTTCTCGTACACCTCGTTGCCCGCGATTCGGGTGGCCCGTTCCGGGGGCTCGTTGCCGTTCAGCGTGTTCGGGACGATGCCGGTCATGTTGTACCGCCAGACCGAGTTCGTGATGGTGAGGTCCGCGCCGGTGCTCGTTCCGGAGTAGCCGTGCGCGTTGTGCTCGGCGACCACGTCGTCGACGACGGCCTCGTACGGCTGGTTCCGACCGAGGTAGAAGCCGGCGTCCGGGTGGCCGGAGGCGTAGCTGTGCTCGAACCGCCCGTCGCGGGCGCCGTACGCGTAGACGCCGTAGTCGCCGTTGTTCGACGCCGTGAGGTAGCTCCCGCGGAACCCCTCCACGCCGGTCCAGTAGAACGCGTTCACCTCGTAGTGCCGGGCGGTCATGTTCTCGAGGGCGACGCCGTCGGCGGTGACGCGGACCCCGTAGTCCCGCTCGTCCTCGCCGTCGAGGACGACTTCGTTCCTGTCGAGCCCCCGAACCGTGATCCCCGGCGTCGAGACCTCGACCGCCTCCTCGTACGTCCCCGGTTCGACGAGGACGAGGTCGCCCTCGGAGGCGTCGTCGACGCCGGCCTGGATCGTCGCCTCGTCGCCGGGAACGCGGACGGTGTCGTGGCCGCCGGTCCCCGCCGCTGACGACCCGAGGATTCCCGCGGCGCCGGCGGCGCCGACGGCACCGACCGCACGAAGGAGTCGACGTCTGGTCCCGTTGATCATCTCGAACGTCGAGGGGTACGGTGAGCGCCCTATTCGGTATACGTGAGTTACCGACTACACCTCTAATTCGGGGAGAACTTACCCGACCGCGGGGACCGGATGGCCCCGCGGCGAACCTGACGTTGGCACGACGTACCAGCAGACCTCGCCCCGATCGAACGGCTCCCCGTGAGCAACGACGGCCGAGAGGCCGAGGGACGAAGGGACCGGTCGCACGGAAGGTGGAACGGGCGGACCGGGCGGGAAATGGTCCGGACGGCCTGAACGGGGGACGGAACGGATCGGTCGAAGCGGGGGCGGACCGAACGGACCGGTCGGGAGCGGCCCGAACGGCCCGATCGGACTCAGTTCTCGGAGCCGTAGCCGTGTCCGACGAGGATCGTGACGGCGTGGAGCGCGAGCAGGCCGACGAACGCGGCGGCGTGGTCGCCGACCGCGTCGGTGGCGACCAGCGGGAGGTACGTCACCGGGAGGAACGTCGCGAGCCAGAACGCGAGGAGCCGAACGGATTTCGCGACGCCTCCGGCGAGCGTCCCCATCCCGTAGCGGAGGGTGGCGGCGGTCTCGGTCGTGGCGACGGTGCGGAGGGCGTTGGTGGCTTCGGGGGTGGACATGGGCTGGCTCCGAGTACCCCTCCGACTGCCGACACCGTATAAGGTGCAATTCGTTGACCCGTGTTCGCGCCAGTTCGCGGTTCGCCGACCCTTCAACGACCGTTCACGGGGTGGGCCGGACGTTTCACGAACGGCGCAGAACGCGCTAGACAGTTCACAAATGGTTGTGAAGTGGTAAACGGCGTTCGTCCCTTACCCGCCGTAGCCGCTGCCGGTCGCGGCGTCGGGCACCTCGGCGCGCTCGACCGGGAGGTCCAGTTCCTCGAGGGCGGCCTCCATGTGCTCGTCGTCGACGTAGTCCGCGCCGGCGGCGACGCGCTTCGACTGGGCGACCGCGAGCACCTCGCCCCGGCGGTCGTCCGGGATGGCGTACTTGTCGACGACCAGTTCGATGGTGAGTCCGTTGTGATCGCGGGTGTAAAGCGAGTGGAACGCGCCGCGGTCGAACTCGCTGAAGCCGTGTCCCTCATCCCGGAGGGCGTTCTTGACGTTCTCGAGTTCGCTCGCCTCGATGCTGAACGCGAGGTGGTGGACGGCGCCGACGCCGGTGCGCTGGGGCGCCGGGTTCGAGTCCCGGTCGTCGGTGACGAAGAACGTCAGGATGCGGCCGTCGCCGGTGTCGAAGAACAGGTGGGTGACCTCCGGCGCGTCGAGGTTCGGCTGGCGGAGCACCAGCGGCATCCCGAGGACGTCGCGGTAGAACGCGACCGTGTCCGCCTCGTTGCTCCCGATGAGCGTGATGTGGTCGGTTCCGGTCGTGTGAAGCGCGCTGTCGGGCGTCTCGGCCGTGACGGGGATCTCGTCGTCGCTCATGTCGTCCCCTTCGGTTGCCAGCCACTTAGCCCCGCAGGAGACATCGATGTCACCGGGCGTCCACCCTCACCGGACGTCCGACCGTCTCCCCGAGTGGGGGATCGCGGGGCCGCTACCGGAGGTCCTCGATCAGCGTCTCCGGAACCAGTCGCAGCGCCCACGCCGGGAGCCACCGGACCAGTCGCTCGCCGCCGTCGACGAGCGGTTTGCGGACGAGCGCGTACGTTCCGGAGATCACCAGCAGCGCGAGGACGCCGACCCGGGCCGTTCCCTGGAGGGCGACGGCCGTGGGGAGGCCGAGCGCGAGCGCCAGCGCGAAGTCCTCCGGCGCGCCGTCGTACCGGACCCACCGCTTCGGGGCGCGCCACCTGCCGTTGAAGTGGTCGTACACGCCCCGGTTCGAGGTCGCCTCCCACGGCCTGAGTTCCAGCCCCCCGCCGAACACGTCCATCCCCGCGTGGACGGCCGCGGCCGCGAGGAACGCCGCCGCCGTCAGGAACCACGTCGCGGCGCCGTACGGTCCGCCGGCCGTCAGTACGGCGAGCCCGGCGGCGACCGTTCCGAGCGCGGCGTACCCCACCGGGAAGTGGAGGGTCCGTCGGTGGACCGCGAGGACGTCGAGGTCCGGGAACGCACCCCCGAGCGCGCCGGCGAGGACCACGGGCGCGCCCGAGACGGGGAAGAGGGCCGCCGTCGCGAGGCCGATGAGCACGCCGGCGAGGGCGTGCGTGGTCGCCATCATCGTCCCGTCCTACGGCGTTGAGGCGGATAAACGACCCGGGGGACCGTCGGACGTAAGTTTTTGCTACGTCGGACCATACCACGGAACATGCGAATCGTCATCGTCGGCTTCGGCCGCGTCGGCGCGCGGACCGCCCGCGTGCTCCAGGAGGAGGGCCACGAGGTCGTCGTGGTCGACAACGACCCCGAGAAGGTCGATCGCGCCCGGTCGCGGGGGTTCACGGTCGTCGCGGGCGACGGGAGCAACCCCGCCGTCCTCGAGGAGGCGGGCATCGAGGACGCCGACGCCGTGGGCGCGATCACCGGCGACCCGAACGTCAACTTCGAGGTGTGCATGCTGGCGAAAGAGCACGGCTGCCGGACCGTGATGCGCATCTCCGAGGACTTCCGTGAGGAGGTATACGACGAGTACGAGCGCGCGGTCGACGAGGTCATCTACCCCGAGCGGCTCGGCGCGGCCGGTGCGAAGACGGCGCTGCTCGGCGGGAACTTCAACGCCATCGGCGAGCTCACCGAGCAGCTCCAGCTCGTCGCCGTCAGGGTCCCCGCGGACGCGCCGGTCGTCGGGCAATCCGTCCACGACATCCAGCTCGACCGCGCTCGCATCTACGCGCACGGCCACGAACGCGAGCCCCTGGTCATCCCGCTCCCAGGGACGAACGTCGAGGCGGGCGACCGGCTCGCGATCATCGCGG
Protein-coding regions in this window:
- a CDS encoding enoyl-CoA hydratase/isomerase family protein gives rise to the protein MIRSERADGGAYRVVTIDRPAARNALRPADLDALEAAVAEATEPVVLLRGAGEAFCAGADLDVVADLSDPAAFAGHGQRVARTIETADAVVVAGVDGAARGGGVELALACDVRIATPDASFAETGVRFGLFGAWGGTVRLPRVVREGDALEFALSGRTVDAEQARRIGLVSRVVDDPAAVAEELVGNEPTALAAVKTLLRNGGSTAEPEEAGGDDVERERAKRGRTERERAEREAFARLHGMHAAEIARDRNG
- a CDS encoding DUF7114 family protein, coding for MDDAVRVREAAEGALADVEPERLRELLAGRVADAEMTPGVLTLVSARALDPAAPADGVAERAAGVQLVYEGLRLTRRLAHEEPWTALDLEGGSDVDADMDVLAADVFVARGFYLLARTGAAEKAVETVRAFGRDQTRRRGAACSVDGAALDRNLEADVFELAVVAGTDTVGAEAPEELVAYAAELAAADDARMPGERALPDGAGDRIAALADERVASSVDP
- a CDS encoding right-handed parallel beta-helix repeat-containing protein, which gives rise to MINGTRRRLLRAVGAVGAAGAAGILGSSAAGTGGHDTVRVPGDEATIQAGVDDASEGDLVLVEPGTYEEAVEVSTPGITVRGLDRNEVVLDGEDERDYGVRVTADGVALENMTARHYEVNAFYWTGVEGFRGSYLTASNNGDYGVYAYGARDGRFEHSYASGHPDAGFYLGRNQPYEAVVDDVVAEHNAHGYSGTSTGADLTITNSVWRYNMTGIVPNTLNGNEPPERATRIAGNEVYENGNESAPAKPLTSRTFGMGIVLWGGSDNVVEDNDVRDHENFGVVAAHNVVEPAGNVVRNNRVSGSGVADLALEAPAGDGNRFSGNEFATSLPESIEADASAGSEAVADVFADRLELAEDGEFPAGDWRDQPLPGDQPTMPDPEAAPRPVDKTTSWPAPVSQTSVADRDG
- a CDS encoding VOC family protein → MSDDEIPVTAETPDSALHTTGTDHITLIGSNEADTVAFYRDVLGMPLVLRQPNLDAPEVTHLFFDTGDGRILTFFVTDDRDSNPAPQRTGVGAVHHLAFSIEASELENVKNALRDEGHGFSEFDRGAFHSLYTRDHNGLTIELVVDKYAIPDDRRGEVLAVAQSKRVAAGADYVDDEHMEAALEELDLPVERAEVPDAATGSGYGG
- a CDS encoding metal-dependent hydrolase, which encodes MMATTHALAGVLIGLATAALFPVSGAPVVLAGALGGAFPDLDVLAVHRRTLHFPVGYAALGTVAAGLAVLTAGGPYGAATWFLTAAAFLAAAAVHAGMDVFGGGLELRPWEATSNRGVYDHFNGRWRAPKRWVRYDGAPEDFALALALGLPTAVALQGTARVGVLALLVISGTYALVRKPLVDGGERLVRWLPAWALRLVPETLIEDLR
- a CDS encoding potassium channel family protein, with protein sequence MRIVIVGFGRVGARTARVLQEEGHEVVVVDNDPEKVDRARSRGFTVVAGDGSNPAVLEEAGIEDADAVGAITGDPNVNFEVCMLAKEHGCRTVMRISEDFREEVYDEYERAVDEVIYPERLGAAGAKTALLGGNFNAIGELTEQLQLVAVRVPADAPVVGQSVHDIQLDRARIYAHGHEREPLVIPLPGTNVEAGDRLAIIAETAYADETRNTLLGE